The following are from one region of the Chloroflexota bacterium genome:
- the dgoD gene encoding galactonate dehydratase, which produces MQITDITAHLVHPGKAKNLCFVKIDTDEGIHGWGECYTQSDRDTQIVAHVEQLKRYLIGRDPTNIKHFMQMAFDDFAGRRGAMDYYCAISGLEHAMWDIAGKAYGAPVHKLIGGACRDKIRVYANGWSGGNPTPESLAERASEVIEAGFTALKFDPIPGRWRTFVGKEVEDAAVANVRAVREAVGPDVDILVEMHRRLAPMHAVRIAHEIEQYRPFWYEEPVLAENIPALASVRQKINIPVVTGEELYTKFEFREVFEKQAADILNPDVCNVGGILELKEIAAMAEPYFVVISPHNFNSTTVGLAATIQVSAAIPNFLITEYFVNLEDLGNDIAKNPFEVKDGYIQLPDTPGLGIDLDEERLAAYPYKPFPPRSPAQIWDEGP; this is translated from the coding sequence ATGCAAATCACTGACATTACGGCGCACCTTGTGCATCCGGGCAAGGCGAAAAACCTGTGTTTCGTGAAGATTGACACGGACGAGGGCATACATGGCTGGGGAGAGTGCTACACGCAGTCCGACCGCGACACACAGATTGTCGCGCATGTGGAGCAGCTCAAGCGCTACCTCATCGGGCGCGACCCCACTAACATCAAGCACTTCATGCAGATGGCATTCGACGACTTTGCCGGCAGGCGCGGCGCGATGGACTACTACTGCGCCATCAGCGGCCTCGAGCACGCCATGTGGGACATCGCGGGCAAGGCTTATGGCGCGCCCGTGCATAAGCTCATCGGCGGCGCGTGTCGAGATAAGATTCGCGTCTATGCCAACGGCTGGTCCGGCGGCAACCCCACGCCCGAATCGCTCGCCGAGCGCGCATCCGAGGTCATAGAAGCAGGCTTCACCGCGCTCAAGTTCGACCCCATACCCGGACGCTGGCGCACATTTGTCGGCAAGGAAGTGGAAGACGCAGCCGTGGCGAATGTGCGCGCCGTCCGCGAAGCCGTAGGTCCCGATGTGGACATACTCGTTGAGATGCACCGCCGACTCGCGCCCATGCACGCCGTCCGCATCGCCCACGAGATCGAGCAGTACCGCCCGTTCTGGTACGAAGAACCCGTGCTCGCCGAGAACATCCCCGCGCTCGCCTCCGTGCGCCAGAAGATAAACATCCCCGTCGTGACCGGCGAGGAGCTTTACACCAAGTTCGAGTTCCGCGAGGTCTTCGAGAAGCAGGCGGCAGACATCCTCAACCCCGATGTCTGCAACGTCGGTGGCATCCTAGAACTCAAGGAAATCGCGGCAATGGCAGAGCCATACTTCGTCGTCATCTCGCCGCACAACTTCAACAGCACCACCGTCGGCTTGGCAGCAACCATACAAGTCTCAGCAGCCATACCCAACTTCCTCATAACCGAATACTTCGTCAACCTCGAAGACCTCGGCAACGACATCGCCAAGAACCCCTTCGAGGTCAAAGACGGCTACATCCAACTGCCCGATACCCCCGGACTAGGCATAGACCTAGACGAAGAGCGCCTCGCCGCCTATCCATACAAGCCCTTCCCGCCGCGCTCGCCCGCCCAAATCTGGGACGAGGGACCATAA
- a CDS encoding Killer protein, with translation MIVSFRNRRLEALYNGNERRVAPQHLRKLKRILGLLDISSTPRDMDIPGFRLHSLTGDLRGHYAVWVSANWRVTFRFDEDGNAADVDYTDYH, from the coding sequence ATGATAGTGTCGTTCAGAAATCGTCGGCTCGAAGCTCTCTACAACGGCAACGAGCGCAGGGTAGCGCCCCAACACTTGCGGAAGTTGAAGCGCATTCTCGGCCTCCTAGATATAAGCAGCACGCCAAGGGATATGGACATACCGGGCTTTCGTCTGCACTCCCTGACGGGCGACCTCAGAGGACACTACGCTGTCTGGGTATCGGCGAACTGGCGAGTAACTTTCAGGTTCGATGAAGACGGTAACGCCGCCGATGTCGATTACACCGATTACCACTAA
- a CDS encoding HigA family addiction module antidote protein, producing MPMHNPPHPGEIVKYECLEPLGLTVTRAAEGLGITRQALSNLVNEKSDMSVDMALRLSQAFGSTPETWLRLQMAHDLWQAREQAEQIKVERFAAANTAD from the coding sequence ATGCCTATGCACAACCCGCCCCATCCCGGAGAAATCGTTAAGTATGAATGTCTCGAACCACTGGGCTTGACCGTAACGCGCGCCGCTGAAGGCTTAGGCATAACCCGGCAGGCGCTGTCCAATCTCGTGAATGAAAAGTCGGACATGTCGGTTGACATGGCGCTGCGGCTCTCGCAGGCGTTCGGCTCAACCCCGGAGACATGGCTGAGATTGCAGATGGCTCACGACCTGTGGCAAGCGCGAGAGCAAGCCGAACAAATCAAGGTCGAGCGATTCGCCGCAGCGAATACGGCCGATTAA
- a CDS encoding DUF91 domain-containing protein, producing the protein MEETKIWSVDGDGTSTTQLDTTNRMETEGRLEDILTRNPDMLEDGLQLVGRQTSTAGGWLDLLGVDTDGRLVVYELKRGRLNRDAVAQVIDYASDLDTKEQDDLSSHIERQSGKYGIEKIDDFKDWYSKLRESNELPEDDLEALKPPRMVLVGLGVDDTTERMVGYMASGGMDISLLTFYGFANTDGKILLARNVEVGSDRIPVNQGPRSRHRNRRAQFERKAQTLPTDVQNVLTEIEIMFRRQHSRFSKGYSTTRMNFSLDYSWYDFPGMEWKNKAVTLFVEISNGDYVNLGFHPAAVHFASDDEINKLRDEGVNFERVELADSGYEAMRHFEQIKHEIKYPLRSLADWEEHRETLTALTQKVCKAYDAAREEALSNQ; encoded by the coding sequence ATGGAAGAAACCAAGATATGGTCCGTTGATGGCGATGGAACTTCTACAACGCAACTGGACACCACGAACCGGATGGAAACCGAAGGACGTCTTGAGGACATCCTGACTCGGAACCCGGACATGCTCGAAGATGGTTTACAGCTAGTTGGACGGCAAACATCAACCGCAGGTGGATGGCTCGACCTGCTCGGCGTGGACACCGACGGCAGGCTTGTTGTGTACGAACTGAAGCGCGGACGGCTGAACCGTGACGCAGTAGCGCAGGTGATAGACTATGCTTCAGACCTGGACACAAAGGAACAGGACGACCTGAGCAGTCATATAGAGCGACAATCGGGCAAGTATGGAATCGAGAAAATTGATGACTTCAAGGACTGGTATAGCAAATTGCGCGAAAGCAACGAGTTGCCAGAGGATGACCTTGAAGCCCTTAAGCCTCCCAGGATGGTCCTTGTAGGGCTAGGCGTTGATGACACTACTGAACGCATGGTGGGCTATATGGCGAGTGGTGGAATGGACATTTCGTTGCTAACATTCTACGGCTTCGCCAACACCGACGGCAAAATACTACTTGCCAGAAATGTAGAGGTGGGCAGCGACAGAATACCAGTAAACCAAGGCCCGCGCAGTCGCCACAGAAATCGTCGAGCGCAATTTGAGAGGAAAGCTCAAACTCTGCCGACGGATGTCCAAAATGTGCTGACCGAAATAGAGATCATGTTCAGAAGGCAACACAGCAGGTTCAGCAAAGGCTATTCAACCACACGGATGAATTTCAGCTTGGACTACTCATGGTATGACTTTCCGGGAATGGAATGGAAAAACAAAGCCGTAACGCTGTTTGTTGAAATTTCCAACGGCGACTATGTAAATCTTGGTTTTCATCCGGCAGCTGTCCACTTTGCGTCTGACGACGAGATTAACAAACTCAGGGACGAAGGCGTCAATTTTGAAAGAGTCGAATTAGCGGATAGTGGGTATGAGGCCATGCGACACTTTGAACAGATTAAGCATGAAATCAAATACCCGCTACGGTCGCTCGCCGATTGGGAAGAACACAGAGAAACGCTGACGGCGCTAACGCAGAAGGTCTGCAAGGCGTATGACGCCGCCAGAGAGGAGGCATTGTCAAACCAATAG
- a CDS encoding aspartyl/glutamyl-tRNA amidotransferase subunit A: protein MTTELHYLTIGEASGLLQSGELSPVELTRAFLERIDALDDTLECYITVLHDGAMAEARQAEAEILRGDYRGAMHGIPIALKDLYDTEGVLTTASSKVMADRVPTEDATTTARLREAGAVLLGKLAMHEFALGGPDPTNGFPLARNPWNLDHIPGGSSSGSGAGIAAGLCMGTLGSCTGGSIRGPAAFCSIAGIKATYGRVSRYGVVPLSWTLDHCGPMTWTVEDSAIMLQAIAGYDPKDPTTSRAPVPDYSESLIDDIEGMRIGVPRHFFFADDPTIDKDVLSAVDDALQVMEELGAHVEEVNIPMLEHAGAAQPVIMLSEAFAYHQNNLRDTPELFGEMVRARFRTGGLFSGGDYVQAQRVRNVLKREFAEVLRNVDVIVSPTMSNPAPRFDAMDAMTTSRVPSFTGPYNLTGMPAISVPCGFTPAGLPVGLQIAGKPFDEPTVFRAAHAYERQARLFERRPAV from the coding sequence ATGACCACAGAATTGCATTATCTCACCATCGGCGAAGCAAGCGGGCTGCTGCAAAGCGGCGAGCTATCGCCCGTCGAGCTTACCCGCGCATTCCTCGAGCGCATCGACGCGCTCGACGACACGCTTGAATGCTACATCACGGTGCTGCACGACGGCGCTATGGCTGAGGCGCGGCAGGCGGAAGCCGAAATCCTGCGCGGCGACTATCGCGGTGCCATGCACGGCATACCCATCGCCCTCAAGGACCTCTACGATACTGAAGGCGTCCTCACCACCGCAAGCTCCAAGGTAATGGCAGACCGCGTTCCCACTGAGGACGCCACCACGACGGCGCGCCTGAGAGAGGCGGGCGCTGTGCTGCTAGGCAAGCTCGCCATGCACGAATTCGCGCTCGGCGGCCCCGACCCAACGAACGGCTTTCCACTCGCGCGCAACCCGTGGAACCTCGACCACATCCCCGGCGGATCGAGCAGTGGCTCCGGCGCGGGCATCGCCGCCGGGCTGTGCATGGGCACGCTCGGCTCTTGCACCGGCGGCAGCATTCGCGGACCGGCCGCGTTCTGCAGCATCGCCGGCATCAAGGCAACATACGGGCGCGTGAGCCGCTACGGCGTCGTGCCACTGAGCTGGACGCTCGACCACTGCGGGCCCATGACTTGGACTGTCGAAGATTCCGCCATTATGTTGCAGGCGATTGCCGGCTATGACCCGAAAGACCCGACGACCAGCCGCGCGCCGGTGCCGGACTACTCCGAGTCGCTGATAGATGACATTGAAGGCATGCGTATCGGCGTGCCGCGCCATTTCTTCTTCGCGGACGACCCCACGATCGACAAGGATGTTCTCTCAGCGGTGGACGACGCCCTGCAAGTCATGGAAGAATTGGGCGCGCATGTCGAAGAGGTCAATATCCCCATGCTGGAGCACGCAGGCGCAGCGCAGCCGGTCATAATGCTCAGCGAAGCGTTCGCCTATCACCAGAACAACCTGCGCGACACGCCCGAGCTTTTCGGCGAGATGGTGCGCGCGCGATTCCGCACGGGCGGGCTGTTCTCAGGCGGCGACTATGTGCAGGCGCAGCGCGTACGCAACGTGCTCAAGCGCGAGTTCGCCGAAGTGCTGCGCAATGTCGATGTCATCGTGTCGCCAACGATGTCCAACCCGGCGCCGCGCTTCGACGCGATGGACGCCATGACCACCTCGCGCGTGCCAAGCTTCACCGGACCGTACAACCTGACCGGCATGCCCGCCATATCCGTGCCGTGCGGCTTCACGCCGGCCGGCCTGCCCGTCGGGCTGCAAATCGCGGGCAAGCCCTTCGATGAACCGACGGTCTTCCGCGCCGCCCACGCCTACGAACGGCAAGCCCGCTTATTCGAGCGCCGCCCGGCAGTGTAA
- a CDS encoding phosphotriesterase-related protein encodes MATINSVLGPMDTADLGFTLSHEHVIVSSAGIQQVYPEFIDRAGSIERGIRDLKAAYDEGLRSMVDVSTIDLGRDVRLIAEVSRGSGVNIVCATGTWRDIPRVFWTATPEDIAPLYIREIEEGIEDTGIKAGIIKVANDMGGVTPEGEVILRAAARAQRVTGVPISTHTWAPERVGDQQVAIFEDEGIDLNKVYIGHSNDTDDMEYLTGLLEKGVWVGLDRYPGRPEALDWEARTQTAYNLIEAGYARRIMLGHDWAVTLLIANQEARQMREVLNPHGYLFITRQVLPRLRELGATEEDIHNIMVDNPRRFFEGRQ; translated from the coding sequence ATGGCGACGATCAATTCGGTGCTGGGGCCGATGGACACGGCGGACTTGGGATTCACGCTGTCGCATGAGCATGTGATTGTGTCGTCTGCGGGGATTCAGCAGGTTTACCCGGAGTTCATAGACCGCGCCGGCTCTATTGAACGCGGCATACGCGACCTTAAAGCGGCATACGACGAAGGGCTGCGCAGCATGGTCGATGTTTCGACAATCGACTTGGGACGCGACGTCCGCCTCATCGCAGAGGTGTCGCGTGGGTCGGGCGTGAACATCGTCTGCGCGACCGGCACTTGGCGCGACATCCCGCGCGTGTTCTGGACGGCGACGCCGGAAGACATCGCGCCGCTATACATCCGCGAGATTGAAGAAGGCATCGAAGACACCGGCATAAAGGCGGGGATTATCAAGGTCGCCAACGACATGGGAGGCGTTACGCCGGAGGGCGAGGTTATCCTGCGCGCGGCGGCTCGGGCGCAGCGGGTAACAGGCGTGCCAATCTCCACGCACACCTGGGCGCCGGAACGCGTCGGCGACCAGCAAGTCGCCATTTTCGAGGACGAAGGCATCGACCTGAACAAGGTGTATATCGGGCATAGCAACGACACGGACGATATGGAATACCTGACCGGCTTGCTGGAAAAGGGCGTTTGGGTCGGGCTGGACCGCTACCCCGGCAGACCGGAAGCGCTCGACTGGGAGGCGCGAACGCAGACGGCGTACAACCTCATCGAGGCGGGCTACGCGCGGCGCATAATGCTGGGGCACGACTGGGCGGTGACGCTGCTCATCGCCAATCAGGAAGCGCGGCAGATGCGCGAAGTTCTGAATCCGCACGGCTACCTGTTCATCACGCGGCAGGTGCTGCCACGCCTGCGTGAATTGGGCGCGACCGAAGAGGACATCCACAACATCATGGTGGACAACCCGCGCCGCTTCTTCGAGGGGCGGCAATAA
- a CDS encoding four helix bundle protein, with protein sequence MQDFRNLRVWKHGHQLTLDVYNITQNLPRNEQYGLTSQLRRSAASVPANIAEGCGRYGNAELRRFLQIAMGSASELEYHILLTRDLAYIDNQTYDRVNQQVISVKRMLASLITACVKKAKF encoded by the coding sequence GTGCAGGATTTCAGGAACTTGAGGGTATGGAAGCATGGTCATCAGTTGACTCTGGATGTGTACAATATCACGCAAAATCTTCCGCGCAATGAGCAATACGGATTGACCAGCCAGCTACGCAGGTCGGCGGCATCCGTCCCCGCCAATATCGCTGAAGGCTGCGGTAGGTATGGCAATGCAGAGTTGAGACGCTTCTTGCAGATAGCCATGGGTTCTGCCAGCGAACTGGAATATCACATACTGCTGACGCGCGACTTGGCATACATTGACAACCAGACTTACGATAGAGTTAACCAGCAAGTAATTAGCGTCAAGCGTATGCTCGCTTCATTGATTACCGCCTGCGTTAAGAAAGCGAAGTTCTGA
- a CDS encoding fumarylacetoacetate hydrolase family protein, with amino-acid sequence MRWVRYEADGGAAFGIVEGDEIAEVSGDPFDGYERTGGRSALADARLLVPFEPKTFYAAGVNYEEHVREAAALLGREPDIPQKPDIGYRANNALIAHGEPIVKPADSTERFQYEGELVVVIGKEAKHLSEEDALSCVLGYTIGNDVSERTWQAGDRTMWRAKNSDTFKPMGPWIETDVDLDSLRTTVRLNGEVVSEFATNNMVFGVETYISAMTRYLTLYPGDMIWMGTDGATDNMKVGDVCDVEISGIGVLSNSVVGQ; translated from the coding sequence ATGCGCTGGGTAAGATATGAAGCGGATGGCGGCGCGGCTTTTGGGATTGTAGAAGGCGATGAGATTGCGGAGGTGAGCGGCGATCCGTTCGATGGGTATGAGCGCACGGGCGGACGCAGCGCGCTTGCGGATGCGCGGCTGCTCGTGCCTTTTGAGCCGAAGACGTTTTACGCGGCGGGTGTGAATTACGAAGAGCATGTGCGTGAGGCGGCGGCGCTGCTCGGACGCGAGCCGGATATTCCGCAAAAGCCGGATATCGGCTACCGTGCGAACAACGCGCTTATCGCGCACGGCGAACCCATCGTCAAGCCGGCAGACTCCACCGAGCGCTTTCAGTACGAAGGCGAGCTGGTGGTGGTTATCGGTAAGGAAGCGAAGCACCTGTCAGAAGAGGACGCGCTGTCCTGCGTGCTGGGCTACACTATCGGCAACGACGTGAGCGAGCGCACCTGGCAGGCAGGCGACCGCACGATGTGGCGCGCCAAGAACAGCGACACTTTTAAGCCGATGGGCCCGTGGATCGAGACCGATGTTGACCTGGACTCGCTGCGGACGACGGTACGGCTGAACGGCGAAGTCGTCTCGGAGTTCGCCACTAACAACATGGTCTTCGGCGTGGAAACATACATCAGCGCGATGACACGCTACCTGACGCTGTATCCGGGCGACATGATATGGATGGGCACGGACGGCGCGACGGACAACATGAAGGTGGGCGACGTGTGCGATGTGGAGATAAGCGGTATCGGCGTGCTGAGTAATAGTGTAGTTGGTCAGTAA
- a CDS encoding LLM class flavin-dependent oxidoreductase: MLSSNIQLSVVDQSPVRKGGTARDALTETVELARAVERLGYRRFWVAEHHNLANFAGTSPEILIGQIAANTESIRVGSGGVMLPHYSAFKVAEVFRMLETLFPGRIDLGIGRAPGSDQITAAALSYPRPQLDVRHYPVVVRDLLNFLHDTVDGEHPFASLHAGPGEFTTPDVWLLGSRADSAAMAAEMGLPFSFAHFFGLATEHGPAIAEMYRQNFQPSEYLSEPKVNVALQVLCAETDEDAQRIGASRNLSRVRSVQNIREGVPPIEEALAYEYRPDEWAYLSKLKESYIDGTPEYVRDKIEALAYAYDTNDIGVVTICYDFADRVRSYELVAEAFGLEKFNSDEQDG, translated from the coding sequence ATATTGAGCAGCAATATACAACTCAGTGTCGTGGACCAGTCGCCGGTGCGGAAGGGCGGCACGGCGCGAGACGCGCTGACGGAAACCGTCGAGCTGGCGCGCGCCGTCGAGCGGCTGGGCTACCGGCGCTTCTGGGTGGCGGAGCACCACAACTTGGCGAACTTCGCCGGGACTAGCCCGGAAATCCTCATCGGGCAGATTGCCGCGAACACGGAGAGCATTCGCGTAGGCAGCGGCGGCGTGATGCTGCCACACTACAGCGCGTTCAAGGTCGCCGAGGTGTTCCGTATGTTGGAGACGCTCTTCCCCGGCAGGATAGACCTCGGCATTGGGCGCGCGCCGGGCAGCGACCAGATTACGGCGGCAGCGCTGTCGTATCCGCGTCCGCAACTCGATGTGCGCCACTACCCGGTCGTCGTGCGCGATCTGCTGAACTTTCTGCACGACACGGTGGACGGCGAGCATCCCTTCGCGTCGCTGCACGCCGGTCCCGGCGAGTTCACCACGCCCGATGTGTGGCTGCTCGGCTCGCGTGCGGACAGCGCGGCGATGGCAGCCGAGATGGGCTTGCCGTTCAGTTTCGCGCACTTCTTCGGCCTGGCGACAGAGCACGGACCGGCGATCGCCGAGATGTATCGGCAGAACTTCCAGCCGTCCGAGTATCTGTCCGAGCCGAAGGTGAATGTCGCGCTGCAGGTATTGTGCGCCGAGACGGACGAGGATGCGCAGCGAATCGGCGCGAGCCGCAATCTGTCGCGAGTGCGCTCGGTGCAGAACATCCGCGAAGGCGTGCCGCCCATCGAAGAGGCGCTCGCATACGAATACCGTCCCGACGAATGGGCGTATCTGTCGAAGCTAAAGGAAAGCTACATCGACGGCACGCCCGAGTATGTGCGCGACAAGATAGAGGCGCTCGCGTACGCCTACGACACCAACGACATCGGCGTCGTAACGATATGCTACGATTTCGCGGACAGAGTGCGGTCGTATGAATTGGTCGCAGAAGCGTTTGGGCTGGAGAAATTTAACAGCGATGAACAGGATGGATAA
- a CDS encoding thiamine pyrophosphate-binding protein, with translation MTTPSSGMVSGSELIGRALALEGVKNVFTIAGDHVLPALDTMADMGFRFVDTRHEQAAAHMADAWGRITGEPGVAMYTTPGFSNAIPGLANAQHSESPLLSISGSAELAELGRGAMQEIDQVGMARPVCKGAWMVTDTRRIPDMIAHALRVAYSGRRGPVHLTIPVDIQQNMVSEDEVALYAPNEYRGIGAAQASQADIEQAIAILHAAERPLIVAGSAAAYSRSGEVMQAFIETTRIPLLTEGDARGLVSDEHPYCLGFFDQGLSQASRKIRDADAVLMLGRKQDLIIGYAMAPTIGADAAVIQIDPSEAEIGRNRGVAVGIAGDVEATLRQLTAEAGKHAWSDLPWLNELRAERRAWQEHLESLAVPDAPMHAMFVHRTVMQQLSPDDYLIFDGGDYCHFARAYLPARFPKSWLYVTPSGMLGHTIPTALAAKLAHPDRRVIAFSGDGAFGFNGMEYDTAVRHNLPFVCVMGNDSAWGIDRQIQLGVYGKPVATDLLPTRYDQVVRGLGGHGEIVENPEELHPALERCLKLERPALINVQVQRQVSPRGQSAINRWKSHTIVPI, from the coding sequence ATGACTACACCAAGTTCGGGGATGGTGAGCGGCAGTGAGCTGATTGGCAGGGCGCTGGCGCTTGAAGGCGTGAAGAATGTGTTCACGATTGCGGGCGACCATGTGCTGCCCGCACTGGATACGATGGCGGATATGGGCTTTCGCTTCGTGGACACGCGGCACGAGCAGGCGGCGGCGCACATGGCGGACGCTTGGGGCCGCATTACCGGCGAGCCGGGCGTGGCGATGTACACGACGCCGGGCTTTTCCAACGCAATACCCGGTCTCGCCAACGCGCAGCACTCGGAAAGTCCGCTGCTGTCCATCAGCGGCTCCGCGGAACTCGCTGAGCTGGGACGCGGCGCGATGCAAGAGATCGATCAGGTCGGCATGGCGCGTCCCGTCTGCAAGGGCGCGTGGATGGTTACCGACACGCGGCGCATCCCGGACATGATAGCGCACGCCCTTCGCGTGGCGTACAGCGGGCGGCGGGGTCCCGTGCATCTGACCATTCCGGTTGACATTCAGCAGAACATGGTCAGCGAAGACGAAGTCGCGCTCTACGCGCCGAACGAATATCGCGGCATCGGCGCGGCACAGGCATCGCAGGCGGACATCGAGCAGGCGATTGCGATATTGCATGCCGCCGAGCGCCCGCTCATCGTCGCGGGCAGCGCGGCGGCGTACTCGCGCTCCGGCGAGGTGATGCAGGCGTTCATCGAGACGACACGCATCCCGCTGCTGACAGAGGGAGACGCGCGCGGTCTGGTGTCGGACGAACATCCCTACTGCCTAGGTTTCTTCGATCAAGGGCTTAGTCAAGCGTCGCGCAAGATACGCGATGCGGATGCCGTGCTGATGCTCGGACGCAAGCAAGACCTGATTATCGGCTACGCAATGGCGCCGACGATAGGCGCGGACGCCGCCGTCATACAGATCGATCCGTCCGAAGCGGAAATCGGGCGCAATCGCGGGGTGGCGGTGGGAATCGCCGGCGATGTCGAAGCCACGCTGCGGCAGCTCACGGCGGAGGCGGGCAAGCATGCGTGGTCGGACTTGCCCTGGCTTAACGAACTTCGCGCAGAGCGCAGGGCTTGGCAGGAGCACCTGGAATCGCTGGCAGTGCCGGACGCGCCGATGCATGCGATGTTTGTGCACCGCACCGTGATGCAGCAGCTGTCGCCGGACGACTACCTGATATTCGACGGCGGCGACTACTGCCATTTCGCGCGCGCGTACCTGCCTGCGCGGTTTCCCAAGAGCTGGCTGTATGTAACGCCGTCCGGCATGCTTGGGCACACGATACCGACTGCGCTCGCGGCGAAATTGGCGCATCCGGACAGACGGGTAATCGCGTTCAGCGGCGACGGCGCGTTCGGTTTCAACGGCATGGAGTACGATACGGCGGTGCGGCACAACCTGCCGTTCGTCTGCGTGATGGGAAACGACTCCGCGTGGGGCATCGACCGGCAGATTCAGCTTGGGGTATATGGCAAGCCCGTCGCCACCGACCTGCTGCCCACGCGCTACGACCAAGTGGTGCGCGGACTAGGCGGGCACGGCGAAATCGTAGAGAACCCGGAGGAACTTCATCCCGCGCTCGAACGCTGCCTGAAACTGGAACGCCCTGCGCTCATCAACGTGCAAGTGCAGCGCCAAGTCAGCCCGCGCGGACAGTCTGCCATCAATCGGTGGAAAAGCCACACGATAGTGCCGATTTAG